ATAGTGAGGCGCTCGCCTTCGCGACCTACGCGGGTACGATCAAGATCCGTTACTGACCGAAACTGACTTGAGAGTGCGTCCCACCATTCAAGCGCGCCTTCGTCAGGCACCTCAGCGTACAGACCTGCCGCCTGGAGACACTGAAAAGCGTTCCCCGGTAGGTAAGCGGCGACGAAGCGGCGACCTTTTGGGATGAGACTTGCCCATGCAGGTCGGAAGGTGGTGGTGAGGTCTCGGAGCAGGGCGCGAATGGTGGTTTGGCGGTCAGCTCCGGCAGGTACTTGGAGCGCGGGAAGCTTGGTGATCAGCGCGGCCGCCTCTCCATACGCGTGGCCTGTTGATGCCGCCAAACCTTGTGACAAGACACGTTGTGCCTCCGCAACTGGGCTGGCTGGATACGCGGCTCTGTACGTCGCGATTTCAATTACCGCATTGATGACGCTCATGCGGATTGGATCTACAACGCCCCCAAGAACTTGACCCGTGGGAGACGGAGACACGGCGCCTACCCCGCTTGCTCGTGATTCGGGATTGCACCGCTCAGGAGCTGCTCGAGAATATCTTCTAGGTCAGCGATCGTGATGTCACGGTCAACAGGCGCGTTGGCATTCTCTTCATCGAGCGCCATCTCCCGGATGTCGGCATCGTCGAGAACTGACTCCATCTGTCGCATCTTCAACGCGAGCCGACGGCTCACTGAGTGGTCAATTGATCCGACCTGCTCGGGAGCGACCGATTGGAGTATGAAGATGTTCGTCTCCACTCCCTCTCCGAGACCGAGGCGGTGGATTCTGTCCACTGACTGTAGGTAATGCGCTGCGTTGTAGGAGCGGTCAACGTAAATGGCGTCGTGGCAGACCGTGTGCAAGCTGATGCCTTCCGAGCAGGCTGCCGGATTTGCGATCATTACCCAGCAG
This window of the Longimicrobium sp. genome carries:
- a CDS encoding DUF3883 domain-containing protein; the encoded protein is MSVINAVIEIATYRAAYPASPVAEAQRVLSQGLAASTGHAYGEAAALITKLPALQVPAGADRQTTIRALLRDLTTTFRPAWASLIPKGRRFVAAYLPGNAFQCLQAAGLYAEVPDEGALEWWDALSSQFRSVTDLDRTRVGREGERLTMAYEEARLAAAGRPDLKPTWVALEDNSLGYDVLSYTLDVAGTETPLHIEVKSTSTGSRRMFVTRNEWKVAMSLAEAFALHFWDLPTTALSVLRVPDLQISIPIDQGQGQWEKVQVALPR